One Calditrichia bacterium DNA window includes the following coding sequences:
- a CDS encoding cyclic nucleotide-binding/CBS domain-containing protein: MSQKTLSFLQKIAPFDALPQKEVADIAKNVRIAEYPADTLLCTQGKSKLDSLYVIEKGAVELFFEENGVKKLSGFSSEGETFGGIAMLVNQGFAIRTIRVHEPSRFFMIDRERFLALCEKYPDFSDFFTDSFGKKLLDKSYLAIVANVAAQRSDSDMPLYNQMVKTVTNFELSVYHQSASIQEVARAMNKLSHSAMLITDDDGKFVGIVTDKDFRQKVVADAMDVGHPVNEIMSSPLLSIPQDAPALEAILMMVQKNIKHLAVTDAAGKVVGMTSNRRLLMLQGLSPVMLMREIRYAQRPEDLFGKQKELAPIVKELVQGGARSDHLNRMITAVADGVLKKLIQFAIDEIGEPPTQFAFMILGSEGRKEQTLKTDQDNAIIYKNPPKSREKEVQDYFLKFGEKVCGWLNSAGYNYCNGNIMAQNPKWCQPVSVWKNYFYQWIQTPEPMAVMHSTIFFDFEGAYGDASLTRDLRNYLFDLLNKRAGMFYFHLVSNSLQIKPPLGFFRNFVVESKGDHKDMFDVKKAMTPIVDFARIYALEHKIEATNTLDRLEVLHQKNVLKIKEYSELEQAYRFLMQARLVRQVQAITEENAAPSNYINPEKLTQIEQRMLKEIFSLVQDYQEKMSVHFRGMM, translated from the coding sequence ATGAGCCAAAAAACGCTGTCTTTTTTGCAGAAAATTGCACCTTTCGATGCTTTACCCCAAAAAGAAGTGGCGGATATCGCCAAAAATGTTCGCATCGCTGAATATCCGGCGGATACGCTGTTATGCACCCAGGGAAAATCAAAACTCGACAGCTTGTACGTGATCGAGAAAGGCGCGGTGGAGCTGTTTTTTGAAGAAAACGGCGTCAAAAAACTAAGCGGATTTTCCAGCGAAGGGGAAACATTTGGCGGCATTGCGATGCTGGTGAATCAAGGATTCGCCATCCGCACAATTCGTGTTCACGAACCCTCCCGATTTTTCATGATTGACCGCGAGCGATTTTTGGCGCTTTGCGAAAAATATCCAGATTTCTCCGATTTTTTCACAGACAGTTTTGGCAAAAAATTGCTCGACAAATCGTATCTGGCAATTGTTGCAAATGTGGCGGCGCAACGCAGCGATTCTGATATGCCGCTGTATAATCAAATGGTCAAAACCGTTACAAATTTTGAGCTTTCCGTTTATCATCAATCTGCCAGTATTCAGGAAGTTGCCCGTGCGATGAACAAATTGTCGCATAGCGCAATGCTGATCACCGATGACGACGGCAAATTTGTGGGGATCGTAACCGACAAAGATTTTCGCCAAAAAGTGGTTGCCGATGCAATGGATGTCGGCCATCCCGTGAATGAAATCATGTCATCGCCGCTGTTGAGCATTCCTCAAGATGCGCCGGCCCTGGAAGCTATTTTGATGATGGTGCAGAAAAATATCAAACATTTGGCAGTGACAGACGCCGCCGGAAAAGTAGTGGGAATGACCAGCAACCGTCGCCTGCTGATGTTGCAGGGACTTTCGCCGGTGATGCTGATGCGGGAAATTCGCTACGCCCAACGCCCGGAAGATTTATTCGGAAAACAAAAAGAATTGGCGCCGATCGTAAAAGAACTGGTGCAGGGCGGCGCACGCTCTGACCACTTAAATCGGATGATTACGGCAGTTGCAGACGGTGTTTTGAAAAAACTGATCCAGTTTGCAATCGATGAAATTGGCGAACCACCCACTCAGTTTGCCTTCATGATTTTGGGCAGCGAGGGACGAAAAGAGCAAACGCTCAAAACCGATCAGGATAACGCGATCATTTACAAAAATCCGCCCAAAAGCCGCGAAAAAGAAGTTCAGGATTATTTTCTGAAATTTGGTGAAAAGGTATGCGGCTGGCTGAACAGTGCAGGATATAATTATTGCAACGGCAATATTATGGCCCAAAATCCCAAATGGTGCCAACCGGTTTCGGTGTGGAAAAATTATTTTTACCAATGGATACAAACACCTGAGCCGATGGCAGTCATGCACTCTACCATTTTTTTTGATTTTGAGGGTGCATATGGTGACGCATCGCTGACGCGGGATTTGCGCAACTATTTGTTCGATTTACTGAACAAGCGTGCCGGGATGTTCTACTTCCATTTGGTGAGCAACTCGTTGCAAATAAAACCGCCACTGGGTTTTTTCCGCAATTTTGTGGTAGAATCCAAAGGCGATCACAAAGATATGTTTGATGTTAAAAAAGCGATGACGCCCATCGTCGATTTTGCCCGGATTTATGCACTGGAACACAAAATAGAGGCAACCAATACGTTGGACCGGTTGGAAGTATTGCATCAAAAAAATGTGCTTAAAATCAAAGAATACAGCGAGTTGGAGCAGGCGTATCGCTTCCTGATGCAAGCCCGATTGGTGCGGCAGGTGCAGGCGATTACCGAAGAAAATGCCGCGCCATCCAACTACATCAACCCCGAAAAACTAACCCAGATCGAGCAGCGGATGCTCAAAGAAATTTTTAGTCTGGTGCAGGATTATCAGGAAAAAATGAGCGTACATTTCCGGGGGATGATGTGA
- a CDS encoding thiolase family protein, producing MQDVFVISAIRTPIGKFGGALVNTSPVDLAAHSMKAALEKAGLPADKLGFYIYGNILKHGHGQLLPRNAALRAGIPAHVDGYALDMLCSSGMMSFMNGVNMIRLGDVDTVLVGGVESMSQAGFHLSHKARWGYKYLSGGGEQVIDELAHDGLTDSTNGRSMGDETDQLAKERGVAREQVDEVAYLSHTRAAAATEKGYFKKEIAPMELKSRKGTVVMDTDEGIRPETTLETLAKLRPVFNADGVITAGNASQISDGACGLVLASAKAVKEFGLKPIAKFCGAEWVGVESYKFVEAPVPAIQKMLGKLELKPNDIDLYENNEAFGLNNVLLSRELGVSYDKINVYGGAIALGHPLGCSGARIIVTLLNALNENDGKFGVASLCHGVGGGTAVTVERV from the coding sequence ATGCAAGATGTATTTGTGATTTCAGCAATAAGAACGCCGATTGGCAAATTTGGCGGCGCATTGGTCAACACCTCGCCGGTGGATTTGGCAGCACATTCCATGAAAGCGGCGTTGGAAAAAGCCGGACTCCCGGCAGATAAACTCGGTTTTTACATTTACGGCAATATTCTTAAACACGGACACGGACAATTGCTGCCGCGAAACGCCGCGTTGCGTGCCGGAATTCCCGCACATGTTGACGGTTACGCGCTCGATATGCTGTGCTCCTCCGGAATGATGAGTTTTATGAATGGCGTAAATATGATTCGCCTCGGTGATGTGGATACTGTGCTCGTTGGCGGGGTGGAATCGATGTCGCAAGCCGGTTTTCACCTGTCGCACAAAGCCCGTTGGGGATACAAATATCTTTCCGGCGGCGGTGAACAGGTGATCGACGAACTGGCGCATGACGGGTTGACCGATTCCACCAATGGTCGTTCCATGGGCGACGAAACCGACCAGCTTGCCAAAGAACGCGGCGTTGCCCGCGAACAAGTGGACGAAGTTGCGTATCTCTCGCATACCCGTGCGGCTGCGGCAACCGAAAAAGGCTATTTCAAAAAAGAAATCGCGCCGATGGAATTGAAATCCCGGAAAGGCACGGTGGTGATGGACACCGACGAAGGCATTCGCCCGGAAACCACGCTGGAAACCTTGGCAAAACTGCGCCCGGTGTTTAACGCAGATGGCGTAATTACCGCCGGAAACGCCAGCCAGATTTCCGACGGCGCCTGCGGATTAGTGCTCGCCAGCGCAAAAGCAGTGAAAGAATTCGGGCTGAAACCGATCGCGAAATTCTGCGGTGCGGAATGGGTTGGTGTGGAATCCTACAAGTTTGTCGAAGCACCGGTGCCCGCAATTCAAAAGATGCTCGGCAAATTGGAATTGAAACCCAACGATATCGACCTTTACGAAAACAACGAAGCATTCGGTTTGAACAACGTTTTACTCAGTCGTGAACTTGGCGTAAGTTATGATAAAATAAACGTTTACGGCGGCGCGATTGCGCTCGGACATCCGCTCGGTTGTTCCGGTGCCCGCATCATCGTAACCTTACTTAATGCGCTAAACGAAAATGATGGCAAATTTGGTGTCGCATCGTTGTGCCACGGTGTTGGCGGCGGAACGGCTGTGACTGTCGAACGCGTTTAA
- a CDS encoding adenylate kinase, which translates to MNLILLGAPGVGKGTQAKKLVKELGIPQISTGDMLRAEIKNSSPLGLKVKGVMEKGELVSDSLILQIVEKRLHEEDCKNGFILDGFPRTIPQAEGLEGILVRMNISQLKVLDIAVPDEDIIARLTSRRICQQCGTPYSTIANPPKVDGVCDECGGKVVHRVDDCENIITNRLAVYRKNTAPLIEYYIAKGVYTAIDGTKTVEAVFSGVMEQLSVGKVQRKRKNMQFSEQAI; encoded by the coding sequence ATGAACCTGATTTTGTTAGGAGCACCCGGTGTCGGAAAAGGCACCCAGGCTAAAAAATTGGTGAAGGAACTCGGGATACCGCAAATCTCAACTGGAGATATGCTGCGTGCCGAAATCAAAAACAGTTCGCCCCTGGGCTTGAAGGTGAAAGGCGTAATGGAAAAGGGAGAACTGGTTTCTGATTCGCTGATTTTGCAGATCGTGGAAAAACGTCTTCATGAAGAAGACTGCAAAAATGGATTTATTTTGGACGGATTCCCCCGGACAATTCCTCAGGCGGAAGGCTTGGAAGGCATTCTGGTTCGCATGAATATTTCGCAACTGAAAGTGTTGGACATTGCCGTGCCCGACGAAGATATTATTGCCCGGTTAACCAGCCGCAGAATATGCCAGCAATGCGGAACACCTTACAGCACAATTGCAAATCCGCCCAAAGTTGATGGCGTTTGCGATGAATGTGGCGGTAAAGTGGTTCACCGTGTGGATGATTGTGAAAATATTATCACCAATCGTTTAGCCGTTTATCGCAAAAATACGGCACCGCTGATCGAGTATTATATTGCCAAAGGCGTTTATACCGCAATTGATGGAACAAAAACCGTTGAAGCGGTATTTTCTGGTGTTATGGAGCAACTATCCGTTGGAAAAGTGCAGCGCAAACGGAAAAATATGCAGTTCAGTGAGCAAGCGATCTAA